From Paenibacillus graminis, a single genomic window includes:
- a CDS encoding response regulator transcription factor, translated as MLKVVFADDEPLMLEGLRFLVDWEELGFEVCGEALDGEDALQLIYSTRPDLVITDVRMPVIDGLELIEKISESDFQPKFIIFSGYADFEYAKKALKYGVSNYLTKPLDEKELTEALQAVARQIHAERKLASRREAVSAFMQVETVSRLLMRENPAEEELEAGLKALKIRPDSRICCVLAWGALLDSMQLQSQVCSMNAKEPFRNITAYPFTAGSHKHGYLLVSPQEGPVLDPKMLASWINEVRTQYSSHVLFSASLEHHGVKFLNAAYNEALAAELCRADSDNRGIGFFREQDKDQLALFPAELKKSLLQSVTQGELDRLSLLLSDVFKIFSTDVASNAWIDAFLANIKAELLREIDARGGDSAVWANKWFPPRVTACCLPLLERQTEEELREAAEWFAAADNNQEDRIVSAAIDYVRAHYQEKLKLQDIAKYLHVNSAYLGQRIKKYYGVSFNEFLHEYRIEEAKKLLRRTDMCISDVSGRVGYSDADLFAAKFKALNGVSPSVYKKG; from the coding sequence ATGCTTAAGGTAGTGTTTGCCGATGATGAGCCGCTGATGCTGGAAGGGCTGCGATTCTTGGTAGACTGGGAGGAACTGGGCTTTGAAGTGTGCGGCGAGGCGCTGGATGGCGAAGATGCGCTGCAGCTTATTTATAGCACACGGCCTGATTTGGTTATAACCGATGTACGCATGCCTGTGATCGACGGCCTGGAGCTTATTGAAAAAATTTCTGAAAGCGATTTCCAACCGAAGTTCATCATTTTTAGCGGCTATGCTGACTTTGAATATGCCAAGAAAGCCCTTAAGTATGGGGTGTCCAACTATTTGACCAAACCCCTGGATGAAAAAGAACTGACCGAGGCACTGCAGGCCGTAGCCCGGCAAATACATGCTGAGCGCAAGCTTGCTTCACGGCGCGAAGCGGTTTCCGCCTTCATGCAGGTGGAAACCGTATCCCGTCTTCTGATGCGGGAGAATCCTGCAGAAGAAGAATTGGAAGCGGGATTGAAGGCGCTTAAGATCCGTCCCGATTCCCGGATATGCTGTGTATTGGCCTGGGGTGCTTTGCTCGACAGCATGCAGCTGCAAAGCCAAGTCTGTTCCATGAACGCCAAGGAGCCGTTCCGCAATATAACTGCTTATCCTTTTACGGCCGGAAGCCATAAGCATGGCTATTTGCTGGTTTCCCCCCAGGAAGGTCCGGTGCTTGACCCCAAGATGCTGGCAAGCTGGATCAATGAGGTGCGGACTCAATACAGCAGTCACGTTCTTTTCTCGGCAAGCCTTGAGCATCATGGGGTGAAGTTTCTGAATGCTGCCTATAATGAAGCGCTGGCGGCTGAATTATGCAGAGCGGATTCGGACAACCGCGGTATTGGTTTCTTTCGGGAACAGGACAAGGATCAATTGGCGTTGTTTCCGGCAGAACTGAAGAAATCGCTGCTGCAATCGGTTACCCAAGGGGAATTGGACCGGTTAAGCTTGCTATTGAGCGATGTATTTAAAATTTTTTCGACGGATGTTGCTTCAAATGCATGGATCGACGCTTTTCTGGCCAATATCAAAGCGGAGCTGCTCCGTGAAATCGACGCAAGAGGAGGGGACTCGGCAGTATGGGCGAATAAGTGGTTTCCGCCCCGGGTCACCGCTTGCTGCTTGCCGCTGCTTGAGCGGCAGACGGAGGAAGAGCTGCGTGAAGCTGCTGAATGGTTCGCAGCAGCGGACAACAATCAGGAAGACCGGATCGTATCGGCGGCAATAGACTATGTCCGGGCGCATTATCAGGAGAAGCTGAAGCTGCAGGACATTGCGAAGTACTTGCATGTGAATTCCGCCTATCTGGGACAACGAATCAAGAAATACTATGGCGTTTCCTTTAACGAATTTCTCCATGAATACCGCATTGAAGAAGCCAAGAAGCTGCTGCGCCGGACAGATATGTGCATTTCGGATGTCTCGGGGCGTGTGGGTTATTCCGATGCGGATTTGTTCGCTGCCAAGTTCAAAGCGCTGAATGGCGTTTCGCCTTCGGTATACAAGAAGGGCTAA
- a CDS encoding carbohydrate ABC transporter permease: MKAVTKSSSRIEPVVFHTINTIFMLFVVAITLYPFLHTLAVSFNDGSDTLSGGIYFWPRAWTMENYKAVFISGTIYHAAFISVSRTILSTVLGVFLTTMLAYTLAQPQYIFRKKISMLFILTMYFNAGLIPNYFLIKELGLLHSFWVYILPSLVSAFNLIIMRTYIRGLPGSLTESAKIDGAGDFRIFWKIIFPLCTPVLATVALFIAVGSWNAWFDTFLYASSDIKLSTLQYEMMKLLGSTMSTNNDPSLLAGNQHNQQQALVTPASIRAAITIVTAVPILFVYPFLQKYFVVGLNLGSVKE, encoded by the coding sequence ATGAAAGCTGTGACGAAAAGCTCAAGCCGCATTGAGCCGGTTGTATTTCATACAATCAACACGATATTTATGCTCTTTGTGGTTGCCATCACGCTCTATCCATTCCTCCACACGCTGGCTGTTTCTTTCAATGACGGCAGTGACACTCTTTCGGGCGGAATTTATTTCTGGCCCCGTGCCTGGACCATGGAAAACTATAAAGCCGTCTTTATTTCAGGGACGATCTACCATGCCGCTTTTATCTCTGTGTCCCGTACGATACTCTCAACGGTATTAGGCGTTTTTCTGACCACCATGCTGGCGTATACGCTGGCGCAGCCGCAATACATTTTCCGTAAAAAAATCAGCATGCTGTTCATCCTAACCATGTATTTCAATGCCGGCTTGATTCCGAACTACTTCCTTATTAAAGAGTTGGGCCTGCTCCATAGCTTTTGGGTCTATATCCTTCCAAGCTTGGTCAGCGCATTCAACCTGATTATCATGCGGACGTATATCCGCGGCCTTCCAGGCAGTCTCACGGAGTCGGCGAAGATCGACGGGGCGGGGGATTTCCGGATTTTCTGGAAAATCATCTTCCCGCTGTGTACTCCGGTGCTGGCAACCGTAGCTTTGTTCATCGCTGTAGGCTCATGGAACGCCTGGTTTGACACGTTCCTGTACGCATCATCGGATATCAAGCTCAGCACACTGCAATATGAAATGATGAAGCTGCTCGGTTCAACCATGAGCACGAACAATGATCCATCTCTGCTGGCGGGCAATCAGCACAATCAGCAGCAGGCTTTGGTTACACCGGCTTCCATCCGTGCAGCCATCACTATCGTTACTGCAGTGCCGATATTGTTTGTCTACCCTTTCTTGCAGAAATATTTCGTGGTAGGATTGAACTTGGGAAGTGTTAAAGAATAA